A section of the Eublepharis macularius isolate TG4126 chromosome 1, MPM_Emac_v1.0, whole genome shotgun sequence genome encodes:
- the KCNF1 gene encoding potassium voltage-gated channel subfamily F member 1 has translation MADDVSFQYMDSDGSESSEEIEIIVNVGGVRQVLYSDHLSQYPNTRLAELMNCLPGGYDTIFSLCDDYDPGEREFYFDRDPDAFKCIVDVYYFGEVHMKKGICPICFKNEMEFWKVDLKFLDDCCKTHLSEKKEELEEIARRVQLILDDLGVDSSENRWKKCQKCIWKFMEKPESSYPARVTAVLSFLFILTSSVVMCVGTIPELQVVDSEGKAVEHPVLDKIETACIGWFTLEYILRLISSPNKLHFALSFMNIIDIFAILPFYVSLILTHLGTKLMELTNVQQAVQALRIMRIARIFKLARHSSGLQTLTYALKRSFKELGLLLMYLAVGIFVFSALGYTMEQNHPETLFKSIPQSFWWAIITMTTVGYGDIYPKTTLGKLNAAISFLCGVIAIALPIHPIINNFVRYYNKQRVLETAAKHELELMELYAGDGKGGSPKAEPASLSRKGDLRRNSRLKVSYSDTFIHLLSDDKHRRTRLQSCKNCLLCDSYQTSAQEDLKT, from the coding sequence atggcagATGATGTTAGTTTCCAATATATGGACAGTGATGGATCAGAAAGCAGTGAAGAAATAGAGATTATAGTCAATGTTGGAGGGGTAAGACAAGTGCTATACAGTGATCATCTAAGCCAGTACCCAAATACTAGACTGGCGGAGCTGATGAACTGCTTGCCAGGGGGATATGACACTATTTTCTCTCTTTGTGATGACTATGATCCGGGGGAAAGAGAATTTTACTTTGACCGGGATCCGGATGCTTTCAAATGCATTGTTGATGTGTATTACTTTGGGGAGGTTCATATGAAGAAAGGAATATGTCCTATTTGTTTCAAGAATGAAATGGAATTTTGGAAAGTGGATCTTAAATTTTTGGATGACTGCTGCAAAACTCATCTCAGTGAAAAGAAGGAGGAACTCGAAGAGATAGCCCGCAGGGTCCAGCTGATTTTGGACGACTTGGGCGTGGACAGCTCTGAAAACCGCTGGAAAAAATGCCAAAAATGTATTTGGAAATTCATGGAAAAACCAGAATCTTCGTACCCGGCTCGAGTCACAGCGGTCCTGTCTTTTTTATTCATCCTAACCTCCTCAGTAGTGATGTGTGTGGGGACCATCCCAGAATTGCAGGTGGTGGACTCTGAAGGAAAAGCTGTGGAGCACCCAGTCCTGGATAAGATCGAGACAGCTTGTATCGGCTGGTTTACCCTTGAGTATATACTGAGGCTCATCTCCTCTCCTAACAAACTACATTTTGCTCTTTCTTTCATGAACATCATTGACATTTTTGCAATACTTCCCTTCTACGTTAGCCTGATCTTGACTCACTTGGGTACCAAATTGATGGAGTTAACCAACGTGCAGCAAGCTGTCCAAGCACTCCGAATAATGAGGATTGCAAGGATTTTCAAACTAGCACGCCATTCTTCGGGTCTACAGACTTTAACCTACGCTCTTAAGAGGAGCTTTAAGGAACTGGGGCTTCTGCTGATGTACTTAGCTGTTGGGATTTTCGTGTTTTCTGCCCTTGGTTATACAATGGAGCAAAATCATCCCGAGACGTTGTTTAAGAGCATCCCTCAGTCTTTTTGGTGGGCAATAATAACCATGACTACTGTTGGCTATGGGGACatctatccaaagaccacactggGGAAACTCAACGCTGCCATCAGTTTCCTTTGTGGGGTAATAGCCATTGCACTGCCAATCCACCCCATCATAAATAACTTTGTCAGGTATTATAACAAGCAGAGAGTTCTAGAGACAGCAGCCAAGCATGAACTGGAACTGATGGAGCTATATGCTGGAGATGGGAAAGGTGGAAGTCCCAAAGCTGAACCGGCGTCTCTTTCAAGAAAAGGAGATCTTCGGAGGAACAGCCGACTCAAAGTCTCTTACAGTGATACATTCATTCACCTCCTGTCAGATGATAAACACCGCCGAACGAGGCTTCAGAGCT